Proteins encoded together in one Flavobacterium keumense window:
- the ald gene encoding alanine dehydrogenase codes for MIIGVPKEIKNNENRVALTPAGVAEFKKHGHVIYIQASAGENSGFSDSAYANAGAVILPTIEAVYEIAEMIIKVKEPIASEYALIRKNQLVFTYFHFASSEALTKAMIERDAICLAYETVEKIDRSLPLLVPMSEVAGRMSIQEGAKYLEKPMQGKGILLGGVPGVNPAKVVVLGGGIVGTQAAKMAAGFGAKVTIMDVSLARLRYLSDIMPANVTTLMSNHYNICEAIADADLVIGAVLIPGAKAPHLITKEMLQLMSPGTVVVDVAVDQGGCIETCTPTTHENPTFIIDGIVHYCVANMPGAVPYTSTLALTNATLPYALQLANKGWKKACNENEELKKGLNIANGKIVYKGVAEAWGLPFEEVASIL; via the coding sequence ATGATAATAGGTGTTCCAAAAGAAATTAAAAATAACGAGAACCGAGTAGCCCTAACTCCTGCAGGAGTGGCTGAATTCAAGAAACACGGACACGTAATTTATATTCAAGCTAGTGCAGGAGAAAACAGCGGTTTTAGTGATAGCGCCTATGCCAATGCTGGAGCGGTAATTTTACCCACAATTGAAGCGGTTTACGAAATAGCCGAAATGATTATTAAAGTGAAAGAGCCTATTGCATCTGAATATGCTTTGATTAGAAAAAACCAATTGGTATTTACCTATTTCCACTTCGCTTCTTCAGAAGCATTAACCAAAGCCATGATAGAACGCGATGCGATTTGTTTGGCATACGAAACTGTAGAAAAAATAGACCGCAGTCTGCCTTTACTAGTACCTATGTCGGAAGTAGCAGGAAGAATGTCGATCCAAGAAGGTGCTAAATATCTTGAAAAACCAATGCAAGGAAAAGGGATTTTATTGGGCGGTGTTCCAGGAGTTAACCCTGCTAAAGTGGTAGTTTTAGGCGGAGGAATTGTAGGAACACAAGCGGCAAAAATGGCAGCAGGTTTTGGTGCCAAGGTAACGATTATGGATGTAAGTTTAGCACGTTTGCGTTATTTATCTGATATTATGCCAGCAAATGTAACTACCCTAATGTCTAATCATTACAACATTTGTGAAGCGATTGCTGATGCCGATTTAGTCATTGGAGCCGTTTTAATTCCAGGAGCTAAAGCACCTCATCTAATTACAAAAGAGATGCTACAGTTAATGAGTCCAGGAACAGTTGTAGTTGACGTAGCGGTAGATCAAGGTGGTTGCATTGAAACCTGTACACCAACTACACACGAAAATCCAACTTTCATTATTGACGGAATTGTTCATTATTGCGTAGCCAATATGCCGGGAGCTGTGCCTTATACTTCTACTTTGGCTTTGACCAATGCTACTTTACCTTATGCGCTACAATTAGCTAACAAAGGTTGGAAAAAAGCTTGCAATGAAAACGAAGAATTGAAAAAAGGATTAAACATTGCCAATGGTAAGATTGTTTACAAAGGAGTTGCCGAAGCTTGGGGATTGCCTTTTGAAGAAGTAGCCTCAATTTTATAA
- a CDS encoding Lrp/AsnC family transcriptional regulator, which produces MTIDAIDKKILRLLQEDAHLTLKDISNKINLSLTPVHDRVKRLEKEGIIEKYVSILNKKKLGMHLTVYCQVTLVKQTHDVSEGFNASILNMPEVVECNFVSGNFDYLLKVVLPDMDSYHHFHQQKLSVLPEVSLINSFFSIAAVKTTTVLPIK; this is translated from the coding sequence ATGACTATTGATGCTATTGATAAAAAAATTCTTCGTTTACTACAAGAAGATGCTCATTTGACGCTTAAAGATATTTCAAATAAGATTAATTTATCATTGACACCCGTTCATGATAGAGTAAAACGTTTGGAAAAAGAAGGAATTATTGAAAAGTATGTTTCTATTTTAAATAAAAAGAAACTAGGAATGCATCTTACAGTATATTGTCAGGTTACTTTGGTAAAGCAAACGCATGATGTGTCTGAAGGATTTAATGCCTCGATTCTAAATATGCCCGAAGTGGTAGAGTGTAATTTTGTTTCAGGAAATTTTGATTATTTACTCAAAGTAGTATTACCCGATATGGATAGTTACCATCATTTTCACCAACAGAAATTATCCGTTTTACCTGAAGTTTCGTTGATAAATAGTTTTTTTAGTATTGCAGCGGTGAAAACCACTACTGTGTTGCCCATTAAATAA
- a CDS encoding Do family serine endopeptidase: protein MNRFSNLFLVSLLSGAVTLGTYKLLFDQNGFLSKNNDGLVTVAPDYYGKRTGFSPENVDFTEAAEKTIHTVVHVKNVSRRTISNPILEFFYGYGGSQQQEQIGTGSGVIISEDGYIVTNNHVIKDATEIEITLNNKKSYKAKLIGTDSKMDIALLKINADEKLPYTAFANSDSVKIGEWVLAVGNPYNLTSTVTAGIVSAKARNLDTSGIQSFIQTDAAVNPGNSGGALVNTRGELIGINTMISSPTGSYTGYSFAVPSNIARKIIEDIMEYGNVQRGILGVEGGELNSKSSKELGVSQTEGFYVSRVTKRSGAEKAGLQKGDIIIKLDNQSVSTFADLSGYINTKRPNDKVVVTIIRDGKNKVVPVTLSKNEYFNTEFKGLELENIDANDKKRFRLNYGVKIKAITNENLKQYETELLGNIILSIDNVKATDIETVSKLLNNKEENQSIRIEMINHNGEIFRIII from the coding sequence ATGAATCGCTTTTCAAATTTATTTTTAGTTTCTTTATTAAGTGGAGCAGTAACGCTAGGGACTTACAAATTATTATTTGACCAAAATGGTTTTTTATCAAAAAACAATGATGGATTAGTCACTGTTGCTCCCGATTATTATGGTAAACGAACTGGTTTTTCTCCTGAAAATGTCGATTTTACAGAAGCCGCCGAAAAGACAATTCATACCGTAGTTCACGTAAAAAATGTTTCTCGAAGAACCATTTCAAATCCTATTCTTGAATTCTTTTATGGCTATGGAGGCAGTCAACAACAAGAACAAATCGGTACCGGGTCAGGGGTCATCATCTCCGAAGATGGTTATATTGTAACTAATAACCACGTGATTAAAGACGCTACCGAAATCGAAATCACATTAAACAATAAAAAATCATACAAAGCCAAACTCATTGGTACCGATTCCAAAATGGATATAGCCTTACTAAAAATCAATGCCGATGAAAAATTACCCTATACAGCTTTTGCTAATTCTGATTCAGTAAAAATTGGGGAATGGGTTTTGGCAGTTGGAAATCCCTATAATTTAACTTCAACGGTAACTGCTGGAATTGTATCTGCCAAAGCACGAAATCTAGACACCAGCGGTATTCAATCTTTTATTCAAACCGATGCTGCTGTCAATCCAGGAAATAGCGGTGGTGCCTTAGTGAATACTCGTGGAGAATTAATTGGTATTAACACCATGATTAGCTCTCCAACCGGAAGTTATACTGGTTATTCATTTGCAGTTCCTTCCAATATAGCTCGAAAAATAATTGAGGACATTATGGAATATGGTAATGTGCAACGTGGCATCCTTGGAGTGGAAGGAGGCGAATTAAATTCAAAATCGTCTAAAGAATTAGGCGTTTCTCAAACCGAAGGCTTCTACGTTAGTCGAGTAACCAAACGATCTGGGGCTGAAAAAGCAGGACTTCAAAAAGGAGATATTATAATCAAACTCGATAATCAATCTGTTTCAACTTTTGCTGATTTATCTGGTTATATCAATACTAAACGACCTAATGATAAAGTAGTTGTAACTATTATCCGAGATGGAAAAAATAAAGTTGTTCCTGTTACACTTAGCAAAAATGAATATTTCAATACAGAATTCAAAGGATTAGAATTAGAAAATATTGATGCTAATGACAAGAAGCGATTCCGTTTGAATTATGGTGTTAAAATCAAAGCAATTACTAACGAGAATTTGAAACAATACGAAACGGAGCTTTTAGGGAATATCATTTTAAGTATTGACAATGTAAAAGCAACCGATATTGAAACTGTTTCTAAATTATTGAATAACAAAGAAGAAAATCAAAGTATTCGAATTGAAATGATCAATCATAATGGAGAAATTTTTAGAATAATTATTTAA